The sequence below is a genomic window from Harmonia axyridis chromosome 1, icHarAxyr1.1, whole genome shotgun sequence.
AGTTACCTCAAAGTTAatatggattctgtccatttcaataaaaaagaacataaatgtcacttatgtgagtatgttTCAAGCGTGAAAGAAACCCTTAAAAGACATAAAACGTGtccatttgattgaaaaatctcAGAGGAAGAAAAACATAGGAGTGGCCTTAAACGTAAATGGAGTTGTATTGTAATGAATTGTAACAGTAATATGATAAAGTGAGGTAGAAAAACAACAAACCCGCAAAATTGACAAATAGAGGTGCAGTAAACATTCCAGTGGCGTGGTTAATTGTTTCTTAGTAAGgattaatattacaaaaatcgatatttaactggaatatagaatataagtgaattattatatttcaaaatgaaaactatcaaCGGAGCGGAGACCAGAGCTGAAACGTCTACAACAAAGAGGATATTGCAAACAACTGAAAAGGAAGACCCTAAGAACAATAACGGGATACAAATTGGCGGACAGACAGAGAAATTCTGTTATAAGAGAGAAGTGGACGATGTGGTCAGATGGATAAGGAAGAGGCGGAGAAAGTGGAACCATCATGTGGACAGAATGAGCTTAGACAGAATGGCTAAGTTCACCAGGGGACAACAAACCCCCGTTAAATAACCACTAAAGCAATGGTGAGATAGCTGGCAATCCAGGTCACAGGAAACATAGACTAGAGAAAGCAGGCCACCCAAAGTTTTGAAGGAAGGAGTCATACAATTATGATATTGAGAATATGTGTTACTACAATAATGATGAATACTATACAGCAAATTCCCACCCTTTATGAATACGgagttataaatttttgacCATGTTATTCAAGTTTCGAAGCCCTGATTCGAATCTCTCCGTAAGatattaatcataattttttttatgttgatatttattatatgtttttttttccatatgtgcttgcatatttgatgataaaaggtaatataataaactgttgtataaaatttgcagtatttttttttaaaccatcAGAGTAAAGGAAGATGTATAGTTTTGGAATGTAAGGCTGAATTGTCCTTTGATAGGAAAATTTAGCACTTTCTTCCCCAATAACACTCACTATATCCCCAgtctatttctcaaaaatattaggGCTAATTTTTGCTGAAGACAACagatacaaaatttcataaattttcttgTGTGTTTTTAtatatcacaaattttgaattccctAAAGTTCAGTTACACTTGTAGCTacattatatcgaatataaatttaattatccaTAATATTATTCATATGCTGGACTATCTAAAAAGTCTGGAATAgacattgaaaattatttttttggcaaccgtctgggaagtgctcacttctcGGAAGCTTtgtctctgagaaagtagcatttcccggactaggccagAAAAGAATCActtcgtttgtgtcattgtgaatatgaaaatcttggttggtatatttttaataaatgcagttgatcattaccatagcaaccgagaaaacgAAATGGATCCCTTCAATATTAGTATAATTGCTcgaattttaatataaataagaatTAGAATGTTTCTGCTAATATGTCGTATTTTCTGTTTTGTTTAATTCAAATAAGAATTAAAATGTATATAAAAGAAATGTGtcgtctcattgatttgtttttCTACACGGttggcgaaaaaatattgtacgcaacacgccctaaaatagttttttttggactcactcgcttacgctcgttctggaattttgtctattcttccaaaaaaaacctatgttccggacttgttacgtaactTACTATTCTTTCAGAAAGCACTCAATGAAATTCacctttttctgaaagaaattttagttacatgaaaatctgtaccatacagttctcaaatttgattcatttaacattttcaatactattctcatccgaatatctcaatatttttctcaaaaaaaaattagaatcgCGTTATTCCCATAGCGTTATTAGactatttcaatactattctcatccGCGAATaagtcaatatttttcattaaaaaaattagctatttgaataatcaacttatgcaaaaaaatttatatttctccaaaaaaaaaaaattaaaaatgcgtTAATCCCATAGTAAATTCGTATGTTTTGCCATCCATCCTTCACAACACATCTCTCTCTTTGATAGTATGCAAAGCGCTGCGAGTAGAAGCCACGTGAGggttattaagtcactgtatagGATTctatagtgacttaattaaacatagtggtgacaattcgttcaaattgagcctaaaaatggcgaatggggacatagaacttaagaatacaagtgactgaactgaactgacatacatcaaaattattgggcctgatagtatttgattgtatacagggtggccactttttcaatgggattgtattggtaacttttaaaccataagagttagaaggtcggtcaaatagagaaaaagttgcatgcatagaagcattatcaagctgttcaaacaaatcgagattatcagggacggttattgagatatcataaaaaaagtagattctgtcattttgatttttctttttttcccccgttatccgtaatctgtggttCTATCGAAGTTGAATCCAGATACCttttggtggccaccgaatatttcaattatctgaagttcacagatcaTCATAGATGGGCACTAGGTTGATTtgctgtgtgaaactgaaagttttgttgatttttatagcgattttattatttatagaaatttgtatggtttacatttaaaaaacacaagtaTGTATcaacaataaataacaaataGTTATActgattctactgaaaaaagtgcctataGAATTTGTTTGTATCATTTCACaccattttccaatttatttATAGCTTAAAAACGGTTGAATATATGAGGTTACGGTTTCCACCAAAatatttctctcaaaaatcgagtttgaaaatgtgccattcattttttttctacaacAACGGGATTCAGAGATCCCCTCACTGGACAACGATTTAATTCTGACCTCAAATCGAGATTATATCAGTAAATTGAACCTCGTGGTTGTCAATCAACTTCTCCAACCAATTTCTTCTCTCCTCAAGGTACCATTTACTGGTCTCCGAAAAACCTAGATCTTATACTTCTTGATTAATTCTTATGAGACAGAAAGTAATTGTTGTCtggatattgatgatggactatttGTTAGATAGTTTATTAGAAaatttccatcatctgtgcggttatttctaattgttgtttggatattgatgatggactatttGTTAGATAAGATTtgtgaataaattatataacaaATAGTCTATCATCAATATCCAGACAACAATTAGAAATTAACCTTTTGTCTGGATATTGATGATAGACTATTTGTTAGATAGTTTATTAGGctatttccatcatctgtgtGGTTTGGATATTGAAGATGGACTATCTAACAAaaagtccatcatcaatatccaGACAACAATTAGAAATAAACCTTTTACTATTTCTTAGATAGTTTATTGGGctatttccatcatctgtgcggtttggatattgatgatggactatttGTTTgatagtttattcacaaatcttatcaacaaatagtccatcatcaatatccagacaacaattagaaataactgcacagatgatggaaatagATCAATAAACTATCTAACAAGTAGTAAAAGGTTAATTTCTAATTGTTGTCtggatattgatgatggactatttgttagatagtttattcacaaatccTATCTAACaaatagtccatcatcaatatccatgacaacaattagaaataaccacacagatgatggaaatagCCTAATAAACTATCTAACAAATAGTAAAAGGTTAATTTCTAATTGTTTTCTgtatattgatgatggactttTTGTTAGACATATCATGAAAATGGCCCAATAAACTATCTAACAAATAGTCCATCAATATCCAgacaaaaattagaaataacgGCACAGGTGATGGAAATAGcccattaattaattaattatctaacaaatagtccatcatcaatatccagacaaaaataagaaataacgGTACAGATGATTGAAATAGACCAATAAACTATCTAACAAATAGTAAAAGGTTAATTTCTAATTGTTGTCtggatattgatgatggactttTTGTTAGACAGATGATGAAAATAGCCCAATAAACTATCTAACAAATAGTCCATCAATATCCAgacaaaaattagaaataacgGCACAGGTGATGGAAATAGCccattaatttattaattaccTAACaaatagtccatcatcaatatccagacaaaaataagaaataacgGTACAGATGATTGAAATAGACCAATAAACTATCTAACAAATAGTAAAAGGTTAATTTCTAATTGTTGTCtggatattgatgatggactttTAGTTAGACAGATGATGGAAATAGCCTAATAAATTATCTAACAAATATTCCATCAATATCCAgacaaaaattagaaataacgGCACAGGTGATGGAAATAGCCCATTAATTATCTAACaaatagtccatcatcaatatccaGACAACAATTAGAAATACCCGCAGAGATGATGGAAATAGGCCAATAAACTTTGAGAATGTTAATATCGTTTGAAGGAACAATACAAATTCTAGAACTCTATGGCGACATTTCGGTGGTTTATTTCTCACCACAGGGTACCGATTCATAAAGATCCCTAGGGAGCTAGGGAGAAGGAGCCACGCCCACTTTGCTCAAATTCTCCTCAGCCCCCGATATAGATGCAAAATTACCATAATTTGTTCAATTGTTAATATTTagatgtatttttcattttaaacataaattttgattcaatcgtcatattctaataaattaaaaaccatTTTATGATAGGCAACTTTTGATACAACCTACAACGTTGTCGGTTCTTAgacgaaaaaaattgacttcAAATCCGCTGCCTTGGACCCAGCGGTTTTCATTGCGATACAAACTTGGCAACGCTGTGACATAAACGACATTCTCTGTGAcaaatgtcaaagatgcacacgTGGGGTGTCTCTTCAAAATTCGATTATTGgtgttattataatttataattagctcATTTTACTGCTTATGTTAAATACAGTAAGTTTATATATATCACTCATGGTTTattatggaaaatcgaaataaatgtattgaattgaaaaatagatcCAATGTAATATGTACATTTGGCAATGGTGGAATTATTGTATGACAGTAAAAGTGACCTCGAATTactatcaaaatataatttaaagctTTAGTTATTGTTATCCAtttgttttttccatatttatagGTGCTTGATTTATTTTAGATTGagatagaaataaaaaatagaaattatttatttttctgttaatgTCACAGAAAAATAGTTCAAAGTTCGCCCTTCAATTTGGCAACGTCGATCCCCCTTCTTCCTACTTTAATTAGGGCGGAGCCTAAAATTTGGCTCCTTCTCCCTAGCTTTCAGGGATCTTTATGAATCGGTACccagataacagagtagaatTTCTCACCTTCCTCAGGCCTAGGGATCAAAGCTTCAATTGGTAAGAAATAAGCCACCGAAACGTCACCATAGAGTTCTAGAATATTGTTCCTTCAACCGATATTAACATTCTCAATATTTATATTGGAACGAAAATTTGAAGAATCATATTGGAGCTCAATAAACGGAAAGTTTTTGGAAACAAACCATAAATTCTATTGCAATTGAATCTCAACATTCCTCCGAAATTACGTCGTTTCCAGAGAGATGTGTAGACTTCTATAGTGGATAATCTCCGCCTAAGGAGTGCAAATAGCGTGAAAGTTAACATGTGGACAACATAAtctattttatataattttccgaAATTTCATCTACCAATAAacccaaaaatataaatttttaacctctactttttttttatggaatttacAAATATGTACCTTAAACCTTACTTTTTTTGGACACATTCAGCCCaattctgtaacttcaaatcgaatagaaatggtatggatcgaatagaaatgcaccgGAATCGTTTCGAATTTATATTCTGTAACTCAATTAGAATTACTATGGATATCAATTACGAATTACATTTGGCGATAGAAGAAGAATTGGATATAGAATACCAAAGTTGGACGCGGTAGAAGTCTGATTTAGCAGATTACGATCCGATTCGTTCATTTCTATTCGAGTTACAGAATAATTGTGTAGTAATCCTCAAGAATTATATGATCTTAAAAATTTTCTCTCTTATTTTATTAGGTCGAGTTGTACGAAACAACGTTCATCTGTAGATCAACCATTGAACTAATAACACATGGAAGGAGTCAATGCTTCTATTTTGGTGTTAGGAATGGAAACGCGCATTAGAGAGAAATACAGCTAATACGCATTGCACTAGTTTGACAAAGAGGAACAATCGGAGACCACGTGATACGGGGCAAAACAATCGGGTTTTTGAACCGGAGTTACGGTCGCCACAGGAtaatttatgatttttgaatatcATAGGTACTTTAGTAGAATTAAATCATGATATTCATATTAAGACTTCCTAATTCGATAATTCCACATTACTACTTCTGCAATATTGCTTAAAATTAtcgatttattcattaaaattcctcttgataaaatacaaatttggacaaaatatttttttaaattggaaaCGTCGataaaattactttttcaattcttattgaattttgcAAATGATATAAATTCACACAAGCTGTTGGTAAATGCgaataaaaatcaatttaaaaaaaaactagcttaAAACAATTGTtaacaaatgaatgaatattgtaGGAAAGTAAagggatttgaaaaaaaatacaaattcaacaGAGTTAATTTAatgaagatttaaaaaattaatacatCAGATTTTGAGatttaatatattaaaaattttaaaatacctATTAGTTATTATCCTTTGAGAGGAATTAATTTTGTGTACTTTTGTCGAATATGCTCTTCATTTTCAAGAGTAGATTTATTTTTTGATGTATTCTTAaagtaataataatctttattttgaggaataacctgaatacataaataagcaaattattaaaatttttatgtcaaaaatcTAGAATCGGTGAGCGCTATGCTAGTCTCCCCAATAAATACTCTTCCACTGAATATGGTTCTAGGTCCATCAGCATCGTATGGACTTCTTTTTTAAACCTATTAATAGGACCAGCTATTTTATTTTATCTGGCAAGCTGTTGAACAactttgtggcggcttctcataaagcccacatagcaacaataataaaacgcagcactcagtggcctagaggctaagactgtgttctcactcaccgagatgcaacaaggtcccgggttcgagtcccggcggctcccgataataatacattccccaagcgtctgtgacacggcacacacaattataccaaagtcacactaatgagtccggtgtgtgtgccagggacgaaacgcataagtaggtatacgtgaaatcctacattggtgaccccgacgtgatggcggaaaaatgaggcgttggagcgcagaggcgactcactgccccgatcaacgttacggctactggggtgtccgtcggacactagagccgatggcacgccgagcctcgtgtttccgtcgtcacagcatgcaagcccgacgtgatgggaatggccatcttaacgatgtgtcctggaaagcagaagggtgatgcatagctcccatatatctgcaatttccaacgaaactctagacgcccattcccatgacgtgcaatacgtgctccttggtctgccgcggtatagcggacctgaataggcggcattcaccgtccgcacgatgccgcgaggtgcagctctgattaggcggcattGCGGCAATCACCCAGCTGCACCGATggcctcgtaacacgcataagtttcgttcctccgtcactggggagggagtcatgtggcggcttctcataaagcccttaaaaattaaaaatatattatttaatttgtaTTGTTTTAATTAACAAACATATCATTGCCCACTGTGGCCTCTGGCCAACTGTCAGTTGAAGTAAGTGGGAATCCCCAATTAAACTTCATTTCTATGATACTAAACGCTTTTTACAATCTGGCAACATAGCTGGCATTTTGACATAACAGATTCGAGGGTCTCAAGGTCATATAGCTATTCAGCAGGAATCAGGATTACCTTTAAATTGTTGCAAGGAACGATAATTAATTCAATCACTTCTTACGGAACAAAATATGCTCATCAGCAGTGATATTTAGCCACTCCATGCAATGTTTTGCCCCTTTACAGCTGATTATTGTCCATCTCATTCACGTTACCATAAGTCTCTCTCTAGATTCCTTCCATGGTTTTATTAATTCTATGAGATCAACAAAACTGTTAGTTATTGGTGATCTCAGTTCAAAAGAACAGGTGTTGTTCCACCTCATATTGACTGTGGTTCAACTGAACGGCGATTTCTAGTGACAtttcttggcagttggtgtgactgttacgaaaattgacagattacgaaatatgaatcatacgtttcgaattttgaaataatttataattacgcattaaattcgtgaattatttaatttattgatttaacaACATAATTAacagaaattgcgaataatgccgCAAACATTTCACTTAATCcaaatcatattatattgataattgatgtgttgaattttgataggattggaagtctgtgacaactacaaaacgaaaaatataactgaaaacaatgctgtaatgagttcattacagcactgtttttagaactgtaatgaactcattacgttCTGTtctgatactgaaatagaaaaaattacttctTTGCTTGCCATATAAAACTTGGTTAGGTTAGGATAATATAAACGTTGTCATGAACATATGGAGGATTCTAAAAAATTTGCAAGAACCACAAATTTCACTGCAAGAGAATAAAATGTGTTGTTAAGTTTGGTGAAGAAATATAAGGAATTAATCGAAACTAAGAAAACAGACAAAAACACTAACAAAATAAAAGTTGATTCCACTTTGTAAAATGATTTGAGCGTTCTCTATACGTCTGTATcaatcttggattttgtatgtTATCAATTAGCTCCAAAAATCTTCATCATCACAGTTAATTCTcccaaaaaatccattttatataatatataaatatgaataacttaTGAGTAATATACCAAtaatgtcaaaaaatatataaatgtcAATAAAATGAAGCATCAAGCTTTGAACAGTCAACATAGATAAGTAGACAGTCAACTGAACTGGCTTTGAACCGACAAGGTATCAGCGTTCAACTGATCTTGGTTTTGAACTATCGATCAATAGTGAACGAGGTTGGTACAACGTAATTTTGTCATTGAACCACAGTCAACGTTGAACTGTTGGTGAGCTTGGAATGTACAACTGACCCTTATACTGAAATATAAGTCATTTTCCTTGTAAAttcttttttcagaaaaagtaGGCCAATTAAAACTGAatagaattataaaatttttattgaatgaattgtTGAACCTATAACAATTTGTTTTACTCTTTTATTCTTCATAAAATTTAGGTAATTCTGTGCCCAAAATTACTTTACGTTCGATACCATCCTTAGTAATAATTCCAATACGAACACAACCACCTGATGAACCATCCCTTGACATGGCTAAAGCCAAGGCtgtaaaaagaaatatatatattgaaatataaaaaaatctattaATTATCTGAATATTCTCACTTTTAATAACAAAATCAACACAAGCTTGCTTGTTCATTCCAGGTTTATAGTTTGCATcaacataaccataaacaaagctAGAACCAGAACCACCAATTGAAACTTTCTGTCTAACACACATTCCACCAATGGGAATGGAATAAATCTGTCCTCCTTTTCGTTTATCCCATCCTGCGACTAAAATACCAGCCATGAGAGAATCACGATAGTTATAACACAGCTCTTGAAATACTGAAGCACTAGTTTCAACAAGAGGTTCTTCTCCcaattccattctaaaaaatattttattagatGGAGCCCtgatattaaagaaaaataatcttACCCATGAAATCCTAAATGATAGGAGACAATATCTGCAATAGCTTGGGTATCAGCAGCAGATCCGGAACGACAACAATATATACGATCAGTTATTTTGGTTAGTTTGTCAGTTACTCGGTTGGCAATATATGTTCTACAAGAGATTATGGATAAAAATATAGATAAGAATAAATTTGAAGGATATCTAAcgtaaataataattaaaagaaaatatattattgaCATTTGGTAATTGATTTTGGAAAATCaatgttcaaatttttctgaattactgCAGAGATATGAGGATCGATCTTAAATCAGTCTCAAATATATCGGAATCAAAAGCAATTCTTTAGTGGAATACATATTTGTGTTTTCAATACACAATCGAGCATGTGTTTTCCTTTGGGACTGTTGCTAGATTGCTAGAACAACCCTAATATCTAACGAGTTTCTCTGTAAGGCTTTAAATGATATTCATGTGCCAATTATGCTCTTGGAGATTACATATCTAAACGTATATGTAAATATGTATATCTGGTCTC
It includes:
- the LOC123671234 gene encoding proteasome subunit beta type-6, whose translation is MDSDWINAPHSTGTSIMAAEFEGGVVIGADTRTTTGTYIANRVTDKLTKITDRIYCCRSGSAADTQAIADIVSYHLGFHGMELGEEPLVETSASVFQELCYNYRDSLMAGILVAGWDKRKGGQIYSIPIGGMCVRQKVSIGGSGSSFVYGYVDANYKPGMNKQACVDFVIKTLALAMSRDGSSGGCVRIGIITKDGIERKVILGTELPKFYEE